One window of Paenibacillus sp. FSL K6-3182 genomic DNA carries:
- a CDS encoding AraC family transcriptional regulator, which produces MKPTIESILQNQLNNIQAEVIMTAYNEFEPGWFEQKTEPDFFRFGYTVKGEARLNIQNDTYFVQPGTLYFLPAGTKQSFGTEGNEKLGLYWCHFRLELSDFQVINALQLPPFVYVKDKEMMKNLFIKMNEYQHRKSITRELRLKSVLLELLAYYLEESHVQRTTFQQSDFEVKWNEVLAYIEANLHQNIQIEELAKFAFLHPNYFITSFKNIMGCSPIQYVTNRRIAIAKQLLMETELPVAVVAKQVGMQNHYLSRLFKRYTGITPVQYRRIGKNTGTNRKTLTTRMNEEKS; this is translated from the coding sequence ATGAAACCGACAATAGAAAGTATTTTGCAAAATCAGTTGAACAACATTCAAGCCGAGGTTATTATGACTGCCTATAACGAATTTGAACCGGGCTGGTTCGAGCAAAAAACCGAGCCGGATTTTTTCCGTTTCGGTTATACAGTCAAGGGAGAAGCCCGGCTTAACATACAAAATGACACCTATTTCGTACAGCCGGGTACTCTTTATTTTTTGCCAGCGGGTACAAAACAATCTTTTGGTACAGAGGGAAATGAGAAGCTTGGGCTTTATTGGTGCCATTTCCGTTTGGAGCTTAGCGATTTTCAAGTTATTAATGCGCTGCAGCTTCCGCCATTTGTTTATGTGAAAGACAAAGAAATGATGAAAAACCTTTTTATAAAAATGAACGAATATCAGCATCGTAAATCGATTACACGAGAGCTGCGGTTAAAGTCGGTGCTGCTGGAGCTGCTTGCCTATTATTTAGAAGAAAGCCATGTGCAGAGAACAACATTCCAGCAATCGGATTTTGAGGTAAAATGGAATGAAGTGCTCGCCTATATTGAAGCAAATTTGCATCAGAATATACAAATTGAAGAGCTAGCTAAGTTTGCTTTTCTTCATCCAAACTATTTCATTACATCCTTCAAAAACATCATGGGCTGTTCGCCGATCCAATATGTGACGAATCGCCGCATCGCGATCGCTAAGCAGCTGCTTATGGAAACGGAGCTTCCTGTAGCCGTTGTTGCGAAGCAGGTTGGCATGCAAAATCATTATTTATCACGGCTGTTCAAAAGATATACAGGCATCACGCCGGTTCAGTATAGACGGATTGGAAAAAATACCGGAACCAATCGAAAGACGCTTACAACAAGAATGAACGAGGAGAAAAGCTAA
- a CDS encoding copper resistance protein CopC: MKKIRLIFAIVIIWACLPSFVSAHAYIAQSTPYGDAELAEAPPAIRIKFTEKIDTKLSNISLKSSSGTDITGKLSSDDDLTLVYTIPKLDKGIYEVSWQVLSLDSHITDGSFKFAVGVKLEAVKPDDTVSLDGASAGNTGNSSGNEAKATDKPVITKSPEPTIKPKPTKKPDITPTPSASPTPTAESIEVSEGTAAPPFPTISSSEEVETAEPDINTNTNTKDVDADAVEDDNAAPQIEQDTATDHSSHSNHSGDSSAGEAEHDHAGGQGFMVLMRILDILTAVILAGILFFRYVIWRDEESKAPFGFSVRAERLVMGAAALIWLVSGLLRLSMLADQFGGVSIYALANGTMIGKIATLRVGLALIALLLAFAPIRERRWANMIKWIAAAALIVSFPLTGHANAALTDVVFGIVTHTIHMSAAAIWFGGLAGLLSLTFHRNAVERLNQAAVRFAKWALPSMIVILISGIWLSAARLSEWGQLFTTAYGKLILAKTILMLLVVVIAALHKLVFMPQIAKASAARGLLVGIRIEMLLAVALFVLAGWLSTTSPPEARVESKLAEPIYWHVMGEQAHMSLRISENDQTGDQAVRLDLWLPEDQGTPLSAEVAVKTDSNQAEAEKETEQGNNIVIPLELQPMGEEMFEFPGFTKYTYRSSGEFIDDQKKGLITVDVKDEKGNNFHYERAIGDSLTE; this comes from the coding sequence ATGAAAAAAATAAGATTGATATTTGCAATAGTAATAATATGGGCATGCCTGCCGAGCTTCGTCTCGGCGCATGCCTATATTGCGCAATCGACACCTTATGGGGATGCGGAGCTGGCGGAAGCTCCGCCTGCCATTCGAATAAAATTTACAGAGAAAATCGATACGAAGCTAAGTAATATTTCACTAAAAAGCAGTAGCGGCACTGACATAACTGGCAAGTTAAGCAGTGATGATGATCTTACGCTTGTTTATACCATTCCTAAGCTGGATAAGGGCATTTATGAAGTAAGCTGGCAGGTGTTATCGCTTGATTCTCATATAACAGACGGTTCCTTTAAATTTGCGGTAGGCGTGAAGCTTGAGGCTGTGAAACCGGATGATACGGTTTCACTGGATGGTGCTTCTGCTGGTAATACAGGGAACAGCTCTGGAAATGAAGCAAAAGCGACTGACAAGCCAGTAATTACAAAGAGTCCAGAGCCCACAATTAAACCTAAGCCTACAAAGAAGCCGGATATAACGCCTACGCCATCTGCATCGCCCACTCCGACTGCTGAGTCTATAGAAGTCAGTGAAGGGACGGCCGCTCCCCCGTTTCCCACGATTTCAAGCAGTGAAGAGGTGGAGACAGCAGAGCCGGATATAAATACAAATACAAATACAAAAGATGTTGATGCGGATGCTGTGGAAGATGATAATGCTGCTCCGCAGATCGAACAGGATACGGCTACTGATCACAGCAGCCATAGCAATCACAGCGGCGACAGCAGCGCAGGAGAGGCCGAGCACGATCATGCGGGTGGCCAAGGCTTCATGGTGCTGATGCGCATACTCGATATTTTGACGGCTGTTATTCTCGCTGGAATATTGTTTTTCCGATATGTCATCTGGAGAGATGAAGAATCAAAGGCACCCTTTGGTTTCTCCGTCCGAGCCGAGAGACTAGTGATGGGAGCCGCAGCGCTTATTTGGCTGGTTTCCGGCTTGCTTCGCTTGTCGATGCTTGCAGACCAATTCGGCGGTGTATCCATCTATGCACTAGCTAATGGAACAATGATTGGAAAGATAGCGACGTTAAGAGTTGGGCTTGCTTTAATCGCACTTCTTCTCGCATTTGCCCCTATTCGGGAGAGACGATGGGCGAATATGATTAAATGGATAGCTGCAGCGGCATTGATAGTGAGCTTCCCGCTCACAGGCCATGCGAATGCTGCTTTAACCGATGTCGTATTTGGAATAGTGACCCATACAATCCATATGTCTGCTGCCGCAATATGGTTTGGTGGCCTTGCGGGTTTGCTATCATTAACTTTCCATAGAAATGCCGTGGAGCGCTTGAACCAAGCGGCTGTGCGTTTCGCAAAGTGGGCGCTGCCAAGCATGATCGTTATTTTGATTAGCGGAATATGGCTTTCGGCTGCTAGGCTCTCAGAATGGGGACAATTGTTCACTACAGCGTATGGCAAGCTAATCCTCGCCAAAACCATTCTCATGCTGCTTGTCGTCGTCATTGCAGCACTTCATAAGCTTGTATTCATGCCGCAAATCGCGAAAGCGAGCGCCGCAAGAGGGTTGCTGGTTGGCATCCGAATTGAGATGCTGCTTGCTGTTGCTCTATTCGTGCTGGCAGGCTGGTTATCTACAACTTCTCCGCCGGAAGCACGCGTGGAGTCGAAGCTGGCTGAACCGATCTATTGGCATGTGATGGGTGAGCAGGCGCATATGAGTTTGCGTATTTCGGAGAATGATCAGACTGGGGATCAGGCTGTACGCCTTGATTTGTGGCTTCCTGAAGATCAGGGAACGCCTTTATCCGCGGAAGTAGCTGTTAAGACAGACTCGAATCAAGCAGAAGCGGAAAAGGAAACCGAGCAAGGAAACAACATTGTGATTCCGCTGGAATTGCAGCCGATGGGGGAAGAGATGTTTGAATTTCCAGGCTTTACGAAATATACGTATCGTTCATCAGGTGAGTTTATCGATGATCAGAAAAAAGGGTTAATTACGGTTGATGTAAAAGACGAAAAAGGAAACAACTTTCATTATGAGCGAGCGATAGGCGACTCGTTAACGGAATAG
- the acpS gene encoding holo-ACP synthase, whose protein sequence is MIIGIGHDLSDITRIAKIVDGRTGRRFLERVLSAGERELASEYTGERLYQFTAGRFAAKEAVVKAFGCGIGNILGFTDIEILRGSCGKPECNLTVAAWNRLGFSREAVRIHVTITHERKLASAFAVAERISE, encoded by the coding sequence ATGATCATCGGCATCGGACATGATTTATCAGATATTACAAGAATCGCGAAAATAGTGGATGGCCGCACAGGAAGAAGGTTTTTGGAGCGGGTGCTGTCTGCGGGCGAGCGAGAGCTGGCTTCGGAGTATACAGGGGAGCGGCTTTATCAGTTCACGGCTGGACGTTTCGCTGCGAAGGAAGCGGTTGTGAAAGCTTTTGGCTGTGGAATAGGGAATATATTAGGATTCACAGACATCGAAATTTTGCGAGGAAGCTGTGGCAAACCCGAGTGCAACTTAACGGTGGCAGCTTGGAATCGCCTAGGCTTTAGCAGAGAGGCTGTTCGAATTCATGTTACGATTACGCATGAACGAAAGCTTGCTTCAGCTTTTGCTGTTGCGGAACGGATATCGGAGTAA
- a CDS encoding transglutaminase domain-containing protein, giving the protein MRRVASKLLVVVVIVVAAFCLDLKLDLFPAAAESEEVAALDETNKIERLELELAKHFKARSERFSVTYTGDKQELSKKMTEVIRAALKHDDYSAYILESYIYTIRSWGNKSTVALEARYRETLEQTAVVDRTVAKALQSIIEPGMNEHEKIKAIHDWVVSNVEYDKTLKHYTAYDAVTLGETVCQGYSLLGYKMLKQAGLTVLIAEGTVNTGEHAWNMVQVDGVWYHLDLTWDDPVAAASAGSQITAQKVSPSESTIRYNYYLRTDEELRVDHQWTRTYPAANVSYADTIRELEKQGGKAERSRFSRLKIALGLHWLEPEYTVSSSAQLNQVIQSALDSKAGSLSFRYEQGDQFPAALKAAFKRINVAVGYRASYEPYAGDQSLLVNLQLEYTK; this is encoded by the coding sequence ATGCGTAGAGTAGCTTCTAAATTGTTGGTGGTTGTCGTTATCGTAGTAGCTGCATTTTGTCTTGACCTCAAGCTGGATTTATTTCCGGCGGCAGCAGAGTCGGAGGAGGTGGCCGCCTTGGATGAAACGAATAAGATAGAGCGCTTGGAGCTCGAGCTTGCTAAACATTTTAAAGCCAGGTCCGAGCGGTTTTCAGTGACATACACGGGGGACAAGCAGGAACTATCGAAGAAAATGACAGAGGTCATTCGTGCTGCTTTAAAGCATGATGATTATTCAGCCTACATTCTTGAATCCTACATCTACACCATTCGCAGCTGGGGAAATAAATCGACGGTTGCTCTGGAAGCCAGATACCGCGAGACACTGGAACAAACGGCAGTTGTAGATCGCACCGTTGCAAAAGCGCTCCAATCTATAATAGAGCCGGGTATGAATGAGCATGAGAAAATAAAAGCCATTCACGACTGGGTCGTCAGCAATGTGGAGTATGATAAAACATTGAAGCATTACACTGCTTATGATGCGGTGACACTCGGAGAAACCGTGTGTCAAGGATACTCATTGCTAGGCTATAAAATGCTGAAACAAGCGGGACTGACAGTTTTAATCGCAGAGGGTACTGTGAATACGGGCGAGCATGCATGGAATATGGTGCAGGTAGACGGTGTTTGGTACCATTTGGATCTAACCTGGGATGATCCGGTCGCAGCAGCATCAGCAGGCAGCCAAATCACGGCACAAAAAGTTTCGCCAAGCGAGAGTACGATTCGTTATAACTATTATTTGAGAACGGATGAGGAACTGCGCGTTGATCACCAGTGGACTAGAACTTATCCTGCTGCAAACGTCTCCTATGCGGATACGATTCGTGAGCTGGAGAAGCAAGGGGGAAAGGCGGAGCGCAGCCGCTTCAGCAGGCTGAAGATCGCACTTGGCTTGCACTGGCTAGAACCAGAATATACGGTATCAAGCTCAGCGCAGCTGAATCAAGTTATACAATCGGCGCTTGATTCCAAGGCAGGGAGCTTGTCATTCAGATATGAGCAAGGTGATCAATTCCCAGCAGCTTTAAAGGCTGCCTTCAAACGTATAAACGTAGCAGTCGGTTATCGGGCAAGCTATGAGCCTTATGCTGGCGATCAATCACTTCTTGTTAATCTTCAGCTGGAATATACGAAATAA
- a CDS encoding bifunctional 4-hydroxy-2-oxoglutarate aldolase/2-dehydro-3-deoxy-phosphogluconate aldolase codes for MSNMLELLLQHKIVAILRGIEDRHADDTAQALIDGGIHMMEITMNTGGAAAMIERWRSKFDGKAAVGAGTVTDVDLAKEAVAAGAQYLISPNLDEEVIAYGREHGLSVWPGVMTPTEIVKAWKAGADAVKIFPMGTLGIGYLQEIRGPLNDIPMIATGGVDLHNIADYFKAGANAVGMGSKLVNLEWVREGKFAQVTERARQFVDIVSKL; via the coding sequence ATGAGCAATATGCTGGAGCTGCTCTTGCAGCACAAAATCGTAGCCATTTTACGAGGAATTGAAGATCGGCATGCAGACGATACAGCGCAGGCTTTAATAGACGGCGGCATTCATATGATGGAAATTACGATGAACACGGGCGGAGCAGCGGCTATGATAGAGCGTTGGCGTTCGAAGTTTGATGGAAAGGCTGCAGTAGGTGCCGGCACAGTAACAGATGTAGACCTTGCTAAGGAGGCTGTGGCGGCAGGTGCCCAATATCTCATATCGCCTAACCTAGATGAGGAAGTTATTGCATATGGCCGCGAGCACGGCCTCTCTGTATGGCCCGGTGTTATGACACCGACTGAAATTGTGAAAGCTTGGAAGGCAGGAGCGGATGCTGTGAAAATTTTTCCAATGGGCACGCTCGGCATAGGTTACTTGCAGGAAATTCGCGGACCTTTAAACGATATTCCGATGATTGCTACTGGTGGAGTGGATTTACATAATATTGCAGATTACTTTAAGGCAGGAGCAAATGCTGTTGGAATGGGCAGCAAGCTCGTTAATTTGGAATGGGTTCGCGAAGGGAAATTCGCTCAAGTAACGGAGCGAGCACGGCAATTCGTAGATATCGTAAGCAAGTTATAG
- a CDS encoding alpha/beta fold hydrolase — MDVVLWIVIIFFIIVLLLAALIWQMGARSQKPRKIMNAETPIVDTQWQSLTFTNHGSKLEGWLLQPASNDLLKDGLAPLIIIAHGWGSNRTRVLRYTRPIYEAGFAILMYDARSHGNSDSISAPSALMFRDDVLAALDTAKNLPGMDPDRIAILGHSLGGFGALLALDQGMKVRAVVTDSMPVHFDTMMKSELRRKKLPLFPLAYLIPMIWLIRSRISWSQFKEASIPAVIAKHAGSSDIGRTPIMMIHSNGDEFISAEDLKQLKEQLPDHLIKTLFVSTKGHSTSEQDSSFWEKVIPFLLESMEYASIKKEARGTRLQASRENI, encoded by the coding sequence ATGGACGTTGTCTTATGGATCGTTATCATCTTCTTTATTATTGTTTTGCTGCTTGCTGCGCTAATCTGGCAAATGGGTGCGCGCAGCCAGAAGCCTCGAAAGATTATGAATGCGGAGACTCCCATTGTCGACACGCAGTGGCAATCCTTAACGTTCACTAATCATGGCTCTAAGCTGGAAGGCTGGCTGCTTCAGCCTGCTTCCAACGACTTGTTAAAGGACGGACTTGCGCCTCTTATTATTATAGCGCATGGCTGGGGATCGAATCGGACGAGAGTGCTTAGGTATACGCGTCCGATTTATGAAGCAGGGTTCGCTATATTGATGTATGATGCGCGCAGCCACGGCAACAGCGATTCGATTTCTGCGCCTTCCGCGCTCATGTTTCGGGATGATGTGCTCGCTGCTCTTGATACAGCCAAAAATTTGCCAGGTATGGATCCAGACCGAATTGCCATACTAGGTCATTCCCTTGGCGGATTTGGAGCGCTGCTTGCGCTTGATCAAGGCATGAAGGTGAGAGCGGTCGTAACGGATTCAATGCCCGTCCATTTCGATACGATGATGAAATCGGAATTGCGACGCAAAAAACTGCCGCTTTTCCCGTTAGCCTATCTGATTCCGATGATATGGCTTATTCGTTCACGCATATCGTGGTCGCAGTTTAAAGAGGCCAGCATTCCTGCTGTAATAGCTAAACATGCCGGCAGCTCCGACATTGGCCGTACACCGATTATGATGATTCATTCGAATGGTGATGAGTTTATTAGTGCGGAGGATCTGAAGCAGCTGAAAGAGCAATTGCCAGATCATCTGATAAAAACACTGTTCGTATCGACCAAAGGACATAGCACTTCCGAGCAAGATTCTAGCTTTTGGGAGAAGGTTATCCCTTTTTTGCTGGAATCCATGGAATATGCTTCTATCAAAAAGGAAGCCCGCGGCACGAGGCTGCAGGCTTCAAGAGAGAATATATAA
- a CDS encoding virulence factor yields MKLISIEPTPSPNSMKLNVDEMLPRGRRLTYKTSEASDAPELLQQLLQINGVKSLFRTADFIALDRKPGADWAAILAEAGQLLQKVADGDNGESSGKGPSTSFGEAQVLVQMYRGIPMQVRVRMGDIEARSALPPQFGEAVNLAAGSGMIRERKLEVFGVRYGEPEEIAAEIVRELEASYSSERLDTLVQAAIEQGNAGAEGEAPAVVRPAPLTFEQAQEQFASPDWQVRYAALERYVSAIEGLPLLAQAIKDENTSIRRLAVIYLGDLRAPEALPYLFMALRDSSTSVRRTAGDTLSDLGDPAAVGPMIESLRDKNKLVRWRAARFLYEAGDESAIDALREAANDNEFEIQLQAKMALERIERGEEAAGSVWQQMTAARKNEQ; encoded by the coding sequence ATGAAACTAATTTCAATAGAACCAACGCCGAGTCCCAATTCCATGAAGCTGAACGTCGATGAGATGCTCCCTCGCGGACGCAGACTCACCTACAAAACGAGTGAAGCAAGCGACGCTCCTGAGCTGCTTCAGCAGCTTTTGCAAATAAACGGAGTGAAAAGCTTATTCCGTACAGCTGACTTTATTGCGCTTGACCGCAAGCCTGGAGCAGATTGGGCAGCTATACTCGCTGAAGCAGGACAATTGCTGCAGAAGGTTGCTGATGGCGACAACGGCGAGAGCAGCGGGAAAGGACCTTCAACTAGCTTTGGCGAAGCGCAGGTGCTCGTTCAAATGTATCGCGGCATTCCGATGCAGGTGCGCGTAAGAATGGGAGACATAGAGGCACGTTCAGCGCTACCGCCACAGTTTGGCGAGGCGGTTAACCTTGCCGCTGGCTCTGGCATGATTCGCGAGCGCAAGCTGGAGGTGTTTGGCGTTCGCTACGGAGAGCCTGAGGAAATTGCAGCTGAAATTGTACGCGAGCTGGAAGCTTCCTATTCGAGTGAGAGATTGGACACTCTTGTGCAAGCAGCTATTGAGCAAGGGAATGCTGGTGCTGAAGGAGAAGCTCCAGCTGTCGTAAGGCCAGCTCCGCTAACTTTTGAACAAGCGCAAGAGCAGTTCGCCTCACCGGATTGGCAGGTTCGTTACGCAGCATTGGAGAGATACGTTTCCGCTATAGAAGGTTTGCCTCTGCTTGCACAAGCGATAAAGGATGAGAACACATCCATTCGTCGTCTTGCCGTTATCTATCTTGGCGATCTGCGAGCGCCTGAAGCGCTGCCGTATTTGTTTATGGCGCTGCGTGATTCCTCAACTTCCGTTAGAAGGACGGCTGGCGACACGCTGTCTGATCTTGGTGATCCCGCTGCGGTTGGACCGATGATTGAATCGCTCCGTGACAAAAACAAGCTTGTCCGCTGGCGCGCGGCACGCTTCCTCTATGAAGCAGGAGATGAATCTGCGATCGATGCGCTGCGCGAAGCTGCTAACGATAATGAATTTGAAATTCAGCTTCAAGCCAAAATGGCGCTTGAACGTATTGAACGCGGTGAAGAAGCAGCCGGCTCTGTATGGCAGCAAATGACCGCGGCGAGAAAAAATGAGCAATAA
- the mutY gene encoding A/G-specific adenine glycosylase yields MGEIDVKTYFSTELLNWYRLIKRDLPWRINKDPYRVWVSEIMLQQTRVDTVIPYYNQFMSKFPTVRALAEAPEEEVLKSWEGLGYYSRARNLQAGAKEVVERYGGIVPDDKVSVAGLKGVGPYTSGAIMSIAFNRPEPAVDGNVMRVLSRYFCLEDDIAKASTRVGIEKLAASLIPEGAAGDFNQALMELGALVCTPKSPSCLPCPVMEHCEARLAGREMELPIKTKAKPPRPEFRAAVIVVGSGENAGKVLVRQRPATGLLAQMWELPHLLLPPDKVNWLDETAPKEQGELAEMISRMLDEDTGLLIRPRSWFTDADHIFSHIHWKMRFYLADLGEISYSAVDADIAAASDNAAIAAEAASSYEVNQKAAAIDDSTEEHNDQPSTYRWISKEDMDTLPFPNLFLRILKQFWE; encoded by the coding sequence ATGGGAGAAATAGATGTAAAGACGTATTTTAGTACAGAGCTGCTAAATTGGTATCGGCTTATCAAACGCGATTTGCCATGGAGGATTAATAAAGATCCTTATCGGGTATGGGTATCCGAAATTATGCTGCAGCAGACGAGGGTAGACACTGTCATTCCATATTACAACCAATTTATGAGTAAATTCCCCACAGTACGAGCGCTTGCTGAAGCTCCTGAGGAGGAAGTGCTCAAAAGCTGGGAGGGTCTCGGCTACTACTCGCGTGCCCGCAATTTGCAAGCAGGTGCCAAAGAGGTCGTTGAGCGATATGGGGGAATCGTCCCAGATGATAAAGTATCCGTTGCTGGATTAAAGGGCGTTGGCCCTTATACTAGCGGGGCTATTATGAGCATCGCATTTAATCGTCCAGAGCCGGCAGTTGATGGTAATGTGATGCGTGTGCTCTCGCGATATTTTTGCTTGGAGGATGATATCGCAAAAGCTTCTACGCGAGTAGGCATTGAGAAGCTGGCTGCTTCGCTTATTCCAGAAGGCGCCGCTGGCGACTTCAATCAAGCGCTGATGGAGCTGGGTGCTCTCGTGTGTACGCCAAAATCGCCAAGCTGTTTGCCTTGCCCTGTAATGGAGCATTGTGAGGCGAGACTAGCAGGCAGAGAGATGGAATTGCCGATTAAGACAAAGGCTAAGCCTCCTCGTCCAGAGTTTAGGGCGGCAGTGATCGTTGTTGGCAGCGGGGAAAATGCCGGCAAAGTGCTCGTAAGGCAGCGTCCAGCTACAGGCCTTCTCGCCCAAATGTGGGAGCTTCCTCATTTGCTGCTGCCGCCGGATAAGGTGAACTGGCTGGATGAAACAGCTCCGAAGGAGCAGGGCGAGCTCGCCGAGATGATCAGCCGCATGCTTGATGAGGACACGGGACTTCTTATTCGTCCGCGCAGCTGGTTTACAGATGCTGATCATATTTTTAGTCATATTCATTGGAAAATGCGTTTTTATTTAGCCGATTTGGGTGAAATATCTTATTCAGCTGTAGACGCAGACATCGCAGCTGCATCGGACAACGCAGCTATTGCTGCGGAGGCAGCGTCCTCTTATGAAGTGAATCAAAAAGCGGCAGCAATAGATGATTCTACTGAGGAGCATAATGATCAGCCGAGCACTTACCGATGGATTTCAAAGGAAGATATGGACACGCTGCCGTTTCCGAATTTATTTTTGCGCATTTTAAAGCAATTTTGGGAATAA
- a CDS encoding cytochrome c encodes MNRNRGFSIATTFFIAVLLLAGCGSKENSSPEKTNALIGPEEVISVYKANCVSCHGTGLQGRVGPATNLQKVGERMSAADITKQIEEGEGSMPAFKERLTAEEIAGLSNWLASKK; translated from the coding sequence ATGAATCGGAACCGAGGTTTTTCTATTGCAACAACATTCTTTATAGCCGTGTTACTGCTGGCAGGCTGTGGAAGCAAAGAAAACAGCTCTCCTGAGAAAACCAACGCGCTGATTGGGCCGGAAGAAGTTATTTCGGTTTATAAGGCCAATTGCGTCAGCTGTCACGGAACCGGGCTTCAAGGCAGAGTAGGCCCGGCAACAAATCTCCAAAAAGTTGGAGAGCGCATGAGTGCTGCTGATATTACGAAACAGATTGAAGAGGGCGAAGGCTCGATGCCTGCTTTTAAAGAGCGTCTGACTGCTGAAGAAATTGCTGGGCTCTCTAATTGGTTGGCAAGCAAAAAATAA
- a CDS encoding DUF4198 domain-containing protein — protein MKLKKKIAGVALAAMLTLGAAAPVFAHDGWSQTSAPIVAPGQVSYVELMYGNHSNEHKSYRLEGQWGSTSKVYVTTPAGQKSDITGTRFYTGEPATETTPALNNFFVASFKSNVPGAYIISTEADSVYKGADAATRTLRSAKSFVAISDIPVIDRVKALTGFSKEVSPDRAELIPLFNPAAVTPGEKVSIELLLKGKPLTNTAVDIIRRSNSEAVELKTDDKGVVSFTTGAADYYLVRAKPSTTEAKEGEYSATNYEATMTFTVQNKSVKLPGSAVSAKPHVYVNGNVVAVSSLTVSNGTTKVDAAFIKQYVDAAYKGTGAVTLRSAAEEAGASVEYFPAVGGNQAAVAIYTK, from the coding sequence ATGAAGCTTAAGAAAAAAATCGCAGGTGTCGCACTGGCAGCTATGTTGACACTAGGAGCGGCGGCTCCAGTATTCGCGCATGACGGTTGGTCTCAGACGAGTGCACCAATCGTAGCGCCTGGTCAAGTTTCCTATGTTGAGCTTATGTATGGAAACCACTCCAACGAGCACAAGAGCTATCGGTTGGAAGGACAGTGGGGCAGCACTTCAAAAGTATATGTGACTACGCCGGCTGGGCAGAAGTCAGATATTACAGGCACTCGTTTCTACACTGGAGAACCGGCTACGGAAACAACGCCAGCGCTAAATAATTTCTTTGTTGCGTCTTTTAAATCAAATGTTCCAGGCGCGTATATTATATCAACCGAAGCAGACAGCGTGTACAAAGGTGCAGACGCTGCTACTCGTACGCTGCGCAGTGCCAAATCATTCGTAGCGATTAGCGATATTCCTGTCATTGATCGGGTTAAAGCACTTACAGGTTTCTCTAAGGAAGTAAGCCCGGATAGAGCGGAGCTCATCCCTCTGTTCAATCCTGCTGCAGTTACACCGGGTGAAAAAGTGTCGATTGAGCTGCTTCTAAAGGGCAAACCGCTTACTAATACAGCCGTTGATATTATTCGTCGCAGCAATTCTGAAGCAGTGGAGCTGAAGACCGATGATAAGGGCGTGGTTTCATTTACGACGGGTGCTGCCGATTATTACTTAGTACGTGCGAAGCCAAGCACTACGGAAGCTAAGGAAGGCGAATACAGCGCAACAAATTACGAAGCTACAATGACTTTCACGGTTCAAAATAAATCAGTGAAGCTCCCAGGCAGCGCCGTGTCTGCTAAACCACATGTTTACGTAAACGGAAACGTAGTAGCTGTAAGCAGTTTGACCGTTTCAAATGGTACGACAAAAGTAGATGCAGCGTTCATTAAGCAATACGTAGACGCAGCATATAAAGGCACAGGTGCAGTAACCCTTCGTTCCGCAGCTGAGGAAGCTGGTGCTTCTGTTGAATACTTCCCTGCCGTAGGCGGTAATCAAGCAGCTGTCGCCATTTACACGAAATAA